The Paramormyrops kingsleyae isolate MSU_618 chromosome 23, PKINGS_0.4, whole genome shotgun sequence sequence GTTCTCTGACGTTACATGTATCCTTTTCTATGCAGTATACTGTATGGTATTTACTCCCCTTTGTGTTCTGAATGTTACTATTTGACCCCTGTAACAGCAGTTTTTTTCCCTGCTAAATACTTGGACAAGTTGTGCTGATTCGTCCGACTGCATGTATGGTCATTAAAAGCAACCgtatttaacccaaattttttatataataggctttatggcaggcCATTCGTAAGCACAAGCTGTCCGTAAGTCTCTTAcccagggactgtctgtatTACTGGCCACATTCTGTCCTTGAGGAGATCAAAATGTGACGATGCTGTTGGCTCTTCACCATAAATTGGACTCACTTTACTGAACAAAACCATGCAGATGATGaaaattattttatcatatCAATTTTAATTTAGAAGAGGAGGTCCAGTTGCaaggattttatttttacaaatatccatccatccattttctgccacttatctggggtcgggtcgcgggggcagcagcctaagcagggatgcccagacctccccagacctccctctccccagccacctcctgcAGCCCCACTGGAGGCACAGCAAGGCGCTCCCAGGCCTGGGAGAaataatctctccagcgtgtccttggtctgccctggggcctcctcccggTTTGAAACTGAAATAACTGCAATCGTGGCTGTTTCTTTCACAATGAACTATATTACCTAATTTCAAACTGCGGCATCCCCACAGGTAGGTGTGTTTACAGACCCTAGTCATGTGCCTCTAAGGACCCAAACTCCGTCCCTAAGGCATTCCCCGAAGCGTACCACAGCATTCAGCTCGTTGACGGTCTGCAGAAGCCATCTCTCTTTAACCTGCGTCCGCCGGGACAGGACCTCTGGGTGCTTACAGGAGTACCTCCATGTGACATCgaccacctgcagggggagccgtaCATGTGTTCCAGTAAAACGCATAGTCACCGGAGTCAGAAGTGATACTCATATGGTTAGAGTTTATGAGAGACTAGCAGAGCTTTGTGTTATCTGTCTGCTATTTCAGCGTTTTTCAGCACACCCCCCCAGACACTCCACATCTTTCTTCCCTCCCGgctgggggtccccaagaacTGGATTAATAAACACTGTGCTATTTAAAGGGGCCCAAAGTACAcggcaaagggagtaactctcatcACAGAAACCACACTTCTCTAACCTGCCTGAAACGCCTTGTTGGAATTACAGCCCTTATTGGCCACCTACATGGAAGGACTTGCAAGACAGGGGTGAAAGGTGCagggcaagctgaccaatcagagcacactggGCCCATCGGGGGTGGGGTTCAAAGATCTAATAGTGTTTGACAGTTATAGACAGGGTGAACAGAGATGTACGAGGAAAAAATGCGTTTTTGAACCATTGAAGCATGCAAGTCCATTGTAGTAAACCCCAAAATTAAATTATGAACAGTGGAAATGAGAATAATAGGGCCCCTTTAATGGAATGCTACACATTTTGAAGACATCACAAGAACTAATTCCATCCCGTATTGTATGAATAAAACAAGTCAGCTCTTACAGTACAACACCTAGCTAAGCACAGTCTCCAGACACACACGTCGTTTACCTGCTCCTTTGAAAAGGCGAGGATGTAAGACAGTTTTTTGCCCCAGCCGACTTCGTACAAGAGTGGCTTATCACACACATTCTCACAGGGGTCGCAGTGCAGCCAGCGCCTCTGCGAGTGAGAGTAGACCTCCGTCCACACGTGGTCTGGACCCAAAGAGAAGACAGGAGATTCACAATCAAATTGTCAGGTCCTGCACATAAGAGACATGCCTGTAAATATCCATTCCAAGAGCACTGAAATGACTTTTTCCCCATAGATCTTCAAGCCCTGCCCCCAGATGAGCCAactgtgctctgattggtcagcttggtGATGACTGAACTCACCCGTGCTGTCCCAGATGTACCTGGCCTCCAGCCCTAGTGCTCTACAGCACAGAGTGAAGCAATTAGCCCACTccccacagcgccccctcctggtcTCCAGCAGCTTTTCAGGGTTGTTGTACCTGCCGATGGAATTAAAATAACAAAGCCAGTTATCGACACGGCAGAACGATGTGGTGGAACCTTGGCCAATCGCGCCAAAAAGAAAGCACGTCCGTGTCGGACCTGGGGAACCTCGTGGAACGCTGGCAGGAGGTGCAGTGGTGCTTCTCCACCCGGGAGGCGTCCCAGCGTAGGTCGTCGGCCGAAGGGGGCAGCGAACCCATGGACTGGGTCATGCCCCCGCAGCGGCTACAGGGTAGGCAGTTCACCCAGGAGAAGAAGTCTCCTTTGAACCACCGCAGCAGCTCCAGCAACAGCAGGTCGTCCTCCGTCAGATTGCAATCTTAAGATAAGAGTCATTCAAAGGTGTGTCACTGTCACTTTAAATAAGCCACCAAGAGTCACAAAGGAAATCACGGGCAAATGGGATGGTGATATACACAGTACTGCATATCAGGCATTGTATTACATCACAATATAACATGAGAGCATATACAAATTAATAATAACACCACAAAAACTAACATGAATTAGTTCTTCAAAAAGTTATcaatatcttgttggatgggtAGAAGAATACCATGTCAGGTCTTACACTGCTCCTCAAGGACGTCCCAGTCACCCGACACACGCTATATGGATAAACGTATTGGGACGCCTGGCCATTATACGTGAAGGAACTTTTAGGACATCCTATTCTAAATTCATAGGCATATAGGTCCTTTGCAGCTAGCTAGCTTGAGCTCAGgactctgtgtgggccagtcaagttcttccacatcaaACTCAACAATGTCTTTAAAGACCTTGCTTTTTGCACTGGGGCagagtcatgctggaacagaagaggaccttcctcaaactgttcccacgAAGTTGATTTGTCCAAAAAAATCATTAAGAGTtctcttcactggaactaaggggccaatcccaacccctgaaaaacaaccccataccattatccctcctccaccgaACTGTACAGCTGGCACAATCCAGTCAAGACCAGtgcatcagactgccagacagagcaGCCTGATctatcactccacagaacacattccCACTGCTCTAGGGTCCAGTGGCGGCGAGCTTTACGCCACTCCATCCGATGCTTGGCATTGCTGTTGGTGACGTGATGTTTGcctgcagctgctcggccacgGAAGCCCGTTCCatgcagctcccagcgcacgGTTTTGTGCTGCAGTTAATatcagaggaagtttggaactctgctgttattgagtcaacagggCACTGGTGACCTTTGGGCACTTAGCAACCCCACTCTGTTATTTGAGGTGTTGTTCTTAAATGCTTCCTCTGCAATAATATCAGTTACAGATCGTGGAATATAAAacgaagaaatttcacaaaattACTTATCgcaaaggtgacatcctatgACAGTTCGACACTTCACCGAGCTCTTCAGTACGACCCATTCTGTTTCCAAagctgactgcatggctaggtgcttcaTTCTATACACCTGTGACAATGGGTCTCAATGCAACACCTGAATCTAATGATAAAGAGCTTTGTCAATACCTTTGTTCATATAGTGTATTAGTTACATTTCACCATCAGCTCACTTAACTAATTgatttagttttaaaaaaagagcTAGTGTGGCTTTTTTGATGAGCTAAACAAGGTGCTTTAGTGGTTGACTCAAAAAATACACAGGTGTGTTGGACAgttactgcaaatactggggtgattttaggagaggttCTGTAATGGCGAAGCTGACACACGTTGACAGACGCAATACCATGGTTTTACACCGTTatgaaaatcatttaaacaGCGTTTTCTTTCACCATCTCAGTAGGGTTGGACCAAGTGACAATGCACGGTACTTTACATCCAACTAAGATAACCACTTATCACATGTAACCTAGAGACAATTCCAGCAAACTCAGGCCAGATTATATACACAAATACTTCAATGCCTTTGGAGATAATGACAGAGTCTGCAGTAAGACAGTAACGCTTCTATGCAAAGCGTCCAGTTTGTGccacacaaaaacaaactccACGGAAGACAGATCACCCCCACCCTGAGCAGAATCGTGATGTGAGCAAATTTAAAGTAGTCATATTTTTTTGAGAATAAAACCGCGCAGAGCTCCAGGTTAACAGGTAGGTGCCAGAAGGCATAAACAATTTTCCACTGAGCTTCACCATCTGTCTACAGTTATGGATAGtccctttttatttttccccaATATGAATAACAAAGCATGTTGTGGAGctcaaatgtgattaaatacaATTTTTCAAATAGCCTAGTGTTCACTCAGCCCTACGTCCACTGGCCATTAGTGATGGACGAAATGgcacttcatgaaccatttgctatatttattgaccccactagatggcgctcttggtttgctttgagGCGTGCTTTGGTGCTCTCTATTCAAAAAAGCGCACATCTACTGAGTCCAAAAAAgttcagcaaatggttcatgaaactTGTCCATCAGTACTCGCCACGTCGTTCCGATAGATTCATCCCTACCTGGATCCGACTTCCTGGCCTGCTCCAGCTTCTCCTGGGACGCGCTCTGGAGCTGAGTTTGTGGGATGCAGGCCAGGGCCTTCTGCTGCAGGGCGGGGTTCTCATACACCATGACATGCTGGCTGTTCGCCTGCACTGTCCTGAAGAAGCTCATGCTGTTCTCCTGCTGTGGGGGGGGACAGGGAGTCGCGTGAGACTCAATGGCGTGGCACAATTCACGATTTCTGAGAGGAAGGAGGGCGATCCGGCAGCCAGATGGTCCAGGTCGGCTATTCTGGTCAAGATTCTCAAGCCATAAACTGAAAATGTGCTTTATGCAGGTTGTCGTGACCCATTTCCCTACTTTGGAAATAATGGACTGATGCATTGATTGTTTGGATTTAACAGGCTCTTAAATTAACTGACCTCTTTGGAGACCCTACAATAACTTTCTAATAATTTtctccccatcccccccccacaatttttttttaccttcccCTGGGATGGAATGAACGTTATGTGAACCACAAAAACGGAATCACAAGCTTTCAGGTTCACTAACAGGAACTGGTTGTTGTAAAAACATGTCAAAAGCATTACCACAGGGACTGCGTGTGCGGCTGGCTGGACGGCCAGAGGTCTGACGGAAGGGGAAGGGGCTGGCACTCTGTCAGTCAGGCTGGCTTGGGATTGGCTGCCGATGGGGGCGGCGGCTTCAGAAGCCTGCCCCAATTGGAGCCTCTGCTCCCTCTCCACTGCTATGGACTCCCGGATCCGCCTCAGCTGCTCCACAGAGGCAGTCTTCGGGAACACTAGATGTGTTTCAGCCTGGAatgacattaatgacacattatttgACATTTCAAAACATGCTTGATCAGTGGGcgtttgtcacatacacagaaCACTGTCCAAGGTATCATAAAACAGTTCTAAATGAACATGCTTTTCTTCATGCACATTAGAGATAATTCTGCATGCTAGAACAGCATCTTAAACTAGCATTCCCTCTTTATTAAATCAAGATTCTTTAAAGAATCAAAACTTTAAACATTCTGTTAGTCCAGCTATTAATTCTCTAAATACCTTACATCTTAGATATTCGGTGTATATAAAAGTTTTTAATGCAACTCTTTAGTATTATGGAGCTTCTGGGTTTCCTATATATTCACACATTAATGTCAGTAAAATTCCTTAAAATGACCTCTTCGAATCCCATCTCAAAGAGA is a genomic window containing:
- the ngly1 gene encoding peptide-N(4)-(N-acetyl-beta-glucosaminyl)asparagine amidase, with translation MAEFQGVSALCENPNDVFLDASKLLLTYADNILRNPNEEKYRSIRIGNPTFSTRLLPIRGAVECLFEMGFEEAETHLVFPKTASVEQLRRIRESIAVEREQRLQLGQASEAAAPIGSQSQASLTDRVPAPSPSVRPLAVQPAAHAVPVQENSMSFFRTVQANSQHVMVYENPALQQKALACIPQTQLQSASQEKLEQARKSDPDCNLTEDDLLLLELLRWFKGDFFSWVNCLPCSRCGGMTQSMGSLPPSADDLRWDASRVEKHHCTSCQRSTRFPRYNNPEKLLETRRGRCGEWANCFTLCCRALGLEARYIWDSTDHVWTEVYSHSQRRWLHCDPCENVCDKPLLYEVGWGKKLSYILAFSKEQVVDVTWRYSCKHPEVLSRRTQVKERWLLQTVNELNAVKQQPLSPERRKELLERLLVELVEFISPKTPEPGELGGRTSGSLAWRMARGETGAPATKADGYVFVPTETERTMKRFHLQYSITKNQYCRVSSGQEALQGWERGAWKWDSVFRKVENDWQMVYLAHTEGSSSGNLSWRFDCGPTGLKIKTVSVRACSQTFHSGRVSWRMRSGRDTVEFLGDGKMHTAPNFSGSTDLVVEAELGGSEGESSWQHSQLFRHSLKEAEDSSLEIAIEMTEA